From Streptomyces griseorubiginosus, one genomic window encodes:
- a CDS encoding thiol-disulfide oxidoreductase DCC family protein, translating into MNRGTTADRTPVRRLTVLYDAQCSLCAHLRDWLVRQAQLVPLELVPAGSEEARRRFPGLDHGATLEEITVVGDAGQVYRGTAAWIVTLWALREQRPLAHRLSTPSGARLARGAVLAAAKWRGAQWQGGQWGGKVYRRSDGWSYDPGRGWVHTPPGCDGAGCTTG; encoded by the coding sequence GTGAACCGCGGCACCACGGCGGACCGCACCCCGGTCCGCCGGCTCACGGTCCTGTACGACGCCCAGTGCTCGCTCTGCGCCCACCTGCGCGACTGGCTCGTACGGCAAGCGCAGCTGGTGCCGCTGGAGCTGGTCCCGGCGGGGTCCGAGGAGGCCCGGCGGCGGTTTCCCGGGCTCGACCACGGCGCCACCCTGGAGGAGATCACCGTCGTCGGCGACGCGGGCCAGGTCTACCGCGGCACCGCCGCCTGGATCGTGACCCTGTGGGCGCTGCGCGAGCAGCGGCCGCTGGCCCACCGGCTCAGCACCCCCTCCGGGGCCCGCCTCGCGAGGGGCGCGGTGCTCGCCGCCGCCAAGTGGCGCGGCGCGCAGTGGCAGGGGGGCCAGTGGGGCGGCAAGGTGTACCGCCGCTCGGACGGCTGGTCGTACGACCCCGGCCGGGGCTGGGTCCACACCCCGCCGGGCTGTGACGGCGCCGGCTGCACCACTGGTTAG
- a CDS encoding DUF2752 domain-containing protein, translating into MNTAGSSAARTEGAGTGPPAPVRRSPLRHPAAAPSAVLAAGAAGAAYLYRTDPHEPGHLLPQCPFRLLTGLLCPACGGTRMVYDLMHGHFTEAWLDNRALLLASPYALYLLGRWAWEGLHGRRWRPTLSPRAQVLVLALAVTWTVVRNLV; encoded by the coding sequence ATGAACACGGCCGGATCCTCCGCAGCTAGGACGGAGGGCGCCGGGACCGGGCCCCCGGCGCCCGTACGACGCTCCCCGCTGCGCCACCCCGCGGCGGCACCCTCGGCCGTGCTCGCCGCGGGAGCCGCCGGCGCGGCGTACCTGTACCGCACCGACCCGCACGAGCCCGGCCACCTCCTGCCGCAGTGCCCGTTCCGCCTGCTCACCGGCCTGCTCTGCCCGGCCTGCGGCGGCACCCGCATGGTGTACGACCTGATGCACGGCCACTTCACCGAGGCCTGGCTGGACAACCGGGCCCTGCTGCTCGCCTCCCCGTACGCCCTCTACCTGCTGGGCCGTTGGGCGTGGGAGGGCCTGCACGGCCGCCGCTGGCGCCCCACGCTGAGCCCCCGGGCGCAGGTGCTGGTCCTCGCGCTCGCGGTGACGTGGACGGTGGTCCGCAACCTCGTCTAG
- a CDS encoding TM2 domain-containing protein, which yields MSEQQGHEQQDPKQEPPQGYPHQGHQQQGPPQGPPPGPQPGYQQEGYQQEGYQQQGYPPPGYPPPGFPPPGYYPPPGTYTGDPNAPYGYDPYGRPYSDKSKIIAGILQLTLGGFGVGRFYLGNVGMGLAQLFTCGGLGVWSLVDGILLLTGNDHTDEHGRILRS from the coding sequence TTGAGCGAACAGCAGGGTCACGAGCAGCAGGACCCCAAGCAGGAGCCCCCGCAGGGCTACCCGCACCAGGGCCATCAGCAGCAAGGCCCCCCACAGGGCCCGCCGCCCGGTCCCCAGCCGGGCTACCAGCAAGAGGGTTACCAGCAAGAGGGTTACCAGCAGCAGGGCTACCCGCCCCCCGGCTACCCGCCCCCCGGGTTCCCGCCGCCGGGCTACTACCCGCCCCCGGGGACCTACACGGGCGACCCCAACGCCCCCTACGGCTACGACCCCTACGGGCGCCCGTACTCCGACAAGTCGAAGATCATCGCGGGCATCCTCCAGCTCACCCTCGGCGGTTTCGGCGTCGGCCGCTTCTACCTGGGCAACGTCGGCATGGGGCTCGCGCAGCTCTTCACCTGCGGTGGGCTCGGCGTCTGGTCGCTGGTCGACGGCATCCTCCTGCTCACCGGGAACGACCACACCGATGAACACGGCCGGATCCTCCGCAGCTAG
- a CDS encoding ATP-binding protein — translation MLRRNSFRLPRHPASVGLARRRVRDHLADWGHGPDDPALADAVLLVSELATNVVRHGPLLEREFEVAVTALADGSCLIEVSDEGRLEPRLRVVGEFEETGRGLHLVENIAAAWGVWTRGRHGKTVWALILAN, via the coding sequence GTGTTGAGACGCAACTCCTTCCGGCTGCCCCGGCATCCGGCTTCCGTCGGTCTCGCCCGGCGCCGGGTCCGTGACCATCTGGCCGACTGGGGGCACGGACCGGACGATCCGGCGCTGGCCGACGCCGTACTGCTGGTCTCGGAACTGGCCACCAACGTGGTGCGCCACGGGCCGCTCCTGGAGCGGGAGTTCGAGGTCGCGGTGACCGCCCTGGCCGACGGCTCCTGCCTGATAGAGGTCTCCGACGAGGGCCGCCTCGAACCCCGCCTGCGGGTCGTCGGCGAGTTCGAGGAGACCGGCCGCGGCCTGCACCTCGTCGAGAACATCGCCGCCGCCTGGGGCGTCTGGACCCGCGGCAGGCACGGCAAGACCGTCTGGGCCCTGATCCTGGCCAACTGA
- a CDS encoding VOC family protein translates to MSDDQSYELLGFDNVLLPVGDLGEAVSFYERAGFTVGFRLDEAGIALLKVGGETPGILLRQEEALGHRPPPWPATRVWLEVQDARAAARELRSAGVEPLDDVFSVATGWTVEIADPWGNVLGFTDYTKRPELARRT, encoded by the coding sequence ATGTCAGATGACCAGTCGTACGAACTGCTCGGTTTCGACAACGTGCTGCTGCCCGTCGGGGACCTCGGGGAGGCCGTCTCCTTCTACGAACGGGCCGGATTCACGGTCGGCTTCCGGCTCGACGAGGCCGGGATCGCGCTGCTGAAGGTCGGCGGCGAGACGCCCGGGATCCTGCTCCGCCAGGAGGAGGCGCTCGGGCACCGGCCACCGCCGTGGCCCGCCACACGCGTATGGCTGGAGGTTCAGGACGCCAGGGCCGCCGCCCGGGAACTGCGCTCGGCCGGCGTCGAACCGCTCGACGACGTCTTCTCCGTGGCCACCGGCTGGACGGTCGAGATCGCCGACCCCTGGGGCAACGTCCTCGGGTTCACCGACTACACCAAGCGCCCGGAGCTCGCCCGGCGGACCTGA
- a CDS encoding TetR family transcriptional regulator, which translates to MPANNDGPHEGAPPGASSKSEQTRALILETAMRLFQERGYDKTTMRAIAQEAGVSVGNAYYYFAGKEHLIQGFYDRIAAEHQVAVREVLARESDLEARLAGVLKVWLDIAQPYHEFAVQFFKNAADPDSPLSPFSPESEHARVEAISVHREVLRGATKTKVPEELRDVLPELLWLSQMGLVLYWIFDRTEGRERSYRLAERGARLTARGVSLARFRVLRPLVREVHELFTDFLPGMTKVMPNPGGKP; encoded by the coding sequence GTGCCTGCGAACAACGACGGCCCCCACGAGGGCGCTCCCCCCGGTGCTTCGAGCAAGTCCGAGCAGACTCGCGCGCTGATCCTGGAGACGGCCATGCGGCTGTTCCAGGAGCGCGGGTACGACAAGACGACCATGCGGGCCATCGCCCAGGAGGCCGGGGTCTCCGTGGGCAACGCGTACTACTACTTCGCGGGCAAGGAGCACCTGATCCAGGGCTTCTACGACCGGATCGCCGCCGAGCACCAGGTGGCGGTCCGGGAGGTGCTGGCCCGGGAGAGCGACCTGGAGGCGCGGCTCGCGGGGGTGCTGAAGGTCTGGCTGGACATCGCGCAGCCGTACCACGAGTTCGCGGTGCAGTTCTTCAAGAACGCCGCCGATCCCGACAGCCCGCTCAGCCCCTTCTCGCCCGAGTCCGAGCACGCGCGCGTGGAGGCCATCTCGGTGCACCGGGAGGTGCTGCGGGGCGCGACGAAGACCAAGGTGCCCGAGGAACTCCGGGACGTCCTGCCCGAGTTGCTGTGGCTCTCCCAGATGGGCCTCGTCCTGTACTGGATCTTCGACCGCACCGAGGGCCGCGAGCGCAGCTACCGGCTCGCGGAGCGCGGCGCCCGGCTCACCGCGCGAGGCGTGTCACTGGCCCGTTTCCGGGTGCTGCGGCCGCTCGTACGGGAGGTGCACGAGCTGTTCACGGACTTCCTGCCGGGGATGACGAAGGTGATGCCGAACCCCGGCGGGAAGCCGTAG
- a CDS encoding ABC transporter substrate-binding protein yields the protein MRSVRVRILATLLVLGVVGVGGWQLLPSDGSTGRTIKVGTTDEVTSLDPAGAYDAGSWALFNNVFQSLLAFEPGSATPVPDAAESCGFVGSGLRTYRCELREGLKFPSGREMTAEDVKYSFDRVKKINSDVGPAALLDTLQSVQADGRTVTFRLSSPDATFPFKVATGAGAIVDSSKYPANSLRKDNEVDGTGPYELTSYSKGKKAVLAPNRDYKGEIKSTGRPVELDYYGDSAKLNSAWKAKKLDVAYRQLPPGVLAGLNPSDPGQRVSEADSSEIRNLYLNTRAGKPLHETKVRQAMAWLINREQLAASVYEGTVDPLYSLIPTGITGHTTSFFDAYPQPSVKKARALLAQAGVTTPVSFTYGYGLNSGSAAAEAKELKKQLEAGGLFKVTLKGYEWTDFQKSWASGKLDAYAVGWVADYPDPDTYGSPLVGSDGTMNTGYSSHEVDHLIQDSRRYADRNEAEQDFRDLQADIAHDVPVIPLWQAKDYVVTSEDVGGGQYLSDGTGVFRLWRLNWI from the coding sequence ATGCGGTCGGTTCGCGTGCGGATTCTCGCGACGCTTCTTGTTCTGGGGGTCGTGGGAGTAGGCGGCTGGCAGTTGCTCCCGTCCGACGGGAGCACGGGCAGGACGATCAAGGTGGGGACGACCGACGAGGTCACCTCGCTCGATCCGGCCGGCGCCTACGACGCCGGTTCCTGGGCGCTGTTCAACAACGTCTTCCAGTCACTGCTGGCCTTCGAGCCGGGCAGTGCCACACCCGTGCCCGACGCCGCCGAGAGCTGCGGCTTCGTGGGCAGCGGTCTGCGCACGTACCGCTGTGAGCTGCGGGAGGGGCTGAAGTTCCCGAGCGGCCGCGAGATGACCGCCGAGGACGTCAAGTACTCCTTCGACCGGGTCAAGAAGATCAACTCGGACGTCGGCCCGGCCGCTCTGCTGGACACCCTCCAGTCGGTCCAGGCCGACGGCCGCACCGTCACCTTCAGGCTGTCCTCGCCCGACGCCACCTTCCCGTTCAAGGTCGCCACGGGCGCCGGGGCCATCGTCGACAGCAGTAAGTACCCCGCCAACTCGCTGCGCAAGGACAACGAGGTCGACGGCACCGGACCGTACGAGCTGACGTCGTACAGCAAGGGCAAGAAGGCGGTCCTCGCGCCCAACCGCGACTACAAGGGCGAGATCAAGAGCACCGGCCGACCGGTCGAGCTCGACTACTACGGCGACTCGGCCAAGCTGAACAGCGCCTGGAAAGCCAAGAAGCTCGACGTCGCCTACCGCCAGCTGCCGCCCGGTGTGCTCGCCGGACTCAATCCGAGCGACCCCGGCCAGCGCGTCTCGGAGGCCGACAGCTCCGAGATCCGCAACCTCTACCTCAACACGCGCGCGGGCAAGCCGCTGCACGAGACCAAGGTGCGCCAGGCCATGGCCTGGCTGATCAACCGCGAGCAGCTGGCCGCCTCGGTGTACGAGGGGACCGTCGACCCGCTGTACTCGCTGATCCCGACCGGCATCACCGGCCACACCACGTCGTTCTTCGACGCCTACCCGCAGCCGAGCGTCAAGAAGGCGCGCGCCCTGCTCGCCCAGGCCGGTGTGACCACCCCGGTCAGCTTCACCTACGGCTACGGCCTGAACTCCGGTTCCGCCGCCGCGGAGGCCAAGGAGCTCAAGAAGCAGCTGGAGGCGGGCGGCCTGTTCAAGGTGACGCTCAAGGGCTACGAGTGGACCGACTTCCAGAAGAGCTGGGCGAGCGGGAAGCTGGACGCCTACGCGGTCGGCTGGGTGGCCGACTACCCGGACCCGGACACCTACGGGTCCCCGCTCGTCGGCTCCGACGGCACCATGAACACCGGCTACAGCAGCCACGAGGTCGACCACCTCATCCAGGACAGCCGGCGGTACGCCGACCGCAACGAGGCCGAACAGGACTTCCGTGACCTCCAGGCGGACATCGCCCACGACGTCCCGGTCATCCCGCTCTGGCAGGCCAAGGACTACGTCGTGACCAGCGAGGACGTCGGCGGCGGCCAGTACCTCTCGGACGGCACCGGCGTCTTCCGCCTCTGGCGCCTCAACTGGATCTGA